A part of Jiangella alba genomic DNA contains:
- a CDS encoding LLM class flavin-dependent oxidoreductase, whose amino-acid sequence MSLEFGIFLPVGFGGELAAFADPVEAAERVVELARTAEECGFAAAWLPDHLQTVPPSTAPVLESWSMLAALARDTDRIRIGPLVSSNGYRNPALQAKIASTVDVLSGGRLTLGMGAGWYEPDYEAFGYEFGDAPARLRQLRDGVRTIRAMWTEHPTTFPRGVQRPTIPLLIAGGGERVTLKLVAEYADACNVMVSPADAARKFGVLREHCATAGRDYDAVLRTATTACLVAASDEEATAALSPAMSTFYPGDPASYLLHGTADTVRRRIAAYEEAGVQQLIVGFHEATDPEAIRRFAKEFIG is encoded by the coding sequence ATGTCTCTGGAATTCGGCATCTTCCTGCCGGTCGGCTTCGGCGGCGAGCTGGCCGCGTTCGCCGATCCGGTCGAGGCGGCGGAGCGGGTCGTCGAGTTGGCGCGGACGGCGGAGGAGTGCGGCTTCGCGGCGGCCTGGCTGCCCGACCACCTGCAGACGGTCCCGCCGTCGACGGCGCCGGTGTTGGAGTCGTGGTCGATGCTGGCGGCGCTGGCCCGTGACACCGACCGGATCCGGATCGGCCCGCTGGTCAGCTCGAACGGCTACCGGAACCCGGCGCTGCAGGCGAAGATCGCGTCGACGGTCGACGTGCTGTCGGGTGGGCGGCTGACGCTGGGGATGGGGGCCGGGTGGTACGAGCCCGACTACGAGGCGTTCGGGTACGAGTTCGGCGACGCGCCCGCGCGGCTGCGGCAACTGCGCGACGGCGTGCGGACCATCAGGGCGATGTGGACCGAGCACCCGACGACGTTTCCGCGCGGCGTGCAGCGGCCGACGATCCCGCTGCTGATCGCGGGCGGCGGGGAGCGGGTGACGCTGAAGCTGGTGGCGGAGTACGCCGATGCCTGCAACGTCATGGTGTCGCCGGCGGACGCGGCGCGGAAGTTCGGCGTGCTGCGCGAGCACTGCGCGACGGCCGGCCGCGACTACGACGCCGTCCTGCGCACCGCGACCACCGCCTGCCTCGTCGCCGCGTCGGACGAGGAGGCAACGGCCGCGCTGTCGCCGGCGATGAGCACGTTCTATCCGGGCGACCCCGCGTCGTACCTGCTCCACGGGACGGCCGACACCGTGCGGCGGCGCATCGCGGCCTACGAGGAGGCCGGCGTCCAGCAGCTGATCGTCGGCTTCCACGAGGCGACGGACCCGGAGGCGATCCGGCGGTTCGCCAAGGAGTTCATCGGCTGA
- a CDS encoding sigma-70 family RNA polymerase sigma factor produces MRDEFMRQAEGYRRELLAHCYRMTGSLDDAEDLVQETYLRAWRSYDGFEGRSSLRTWLYRIATNACLNALQRSDRRAVPRGLGTGPDGGPESPAAGVGWLQPLPDALVTPPSADPAAVAEVRDGVRLALIVGLQYLTPRQRAVLILRDVLAWPAAEVATALSLEVGAVKSLLQRARARLREVTPSMDDVLEPDHPRARELLDRYMTAFATADARAFEEALRADAVLEAPEAAIWFSGKVACVEYLMTEVVGGAGDWRKLPTVANGQPAFGAYLRDGSAFGMAVLTVTAAGIARVTVFAMPELLPRFGLPAALP; encoded by the coding sequence GTGCGCGACGAGTTCATGCGGCAGGCGGAGGGGTACCGGCGCGAGCTGCTGGCGCACTGTTACCGGATGACGGGCTCGCTCGACGACGCCGAGGACCTGGTGCAGGAGACGTATCTGCGGGCGTGGCGGTCCTACGACGGGTTCGAGGGACGGTCGTCGCTGCGGACGTGGCTGTACCGCATCGCGACCAACGCCTGCCTCAACGCCCTGCAGCGCAGCGACCGTCGCGCCGTCCCCCGCGGGCTCGGGACCGGGCCGGACGGCGGGCCGGAGAGCCCGGCCGCCGGCGTCGGCTGGCTGCAGCCGCTGCCCGACGCGCTGGTCACGCCGCCGTCGGCCGATCCCGCCGCGGTCGCCGAGGTGCGCGACGGCGTGCGACTCGCGCTGATCGTCGGACTGCAGTACCTGACGCCGCGCCAGCGCGCCGTCCTCATCCTGCGCGACGTGCTCGCCTGGCCGGCCGCCGAGGTGGCGACGGCGCTGTCGCTCGAGGTGGGCGCCGTGAAGTCCCTGCTGCAGCGGGCCCGCGCGCGGTTGCGTGAGGTGACGCCGTCGATGGACGACGTGCTCGAGCCGGACCATCCACGCGCCCGTGAGCTGCTGGACCGGTACATGACGGCGTTCGCGACGGCCGACGCGCGCGCGTTCGAGGAGGCCCTGCGCGCCGACGCCGTCCTCGAGGCGCCGGAGGCCGCGATCTGGTTCTCCGGGAAGGTCGCCTGCGTGGAGTACCTCATGACCGAGGTCGTTGGCGGGGCGGGCGACTGGCGCAAGCTGCCGACGGTCGCCAACGGCCAGCCCGCCTTCGGCGCGTACCTCCGCGACGGGTCGGCGTTCGGCATGGCGGTGCTGACGGTGACCGCGGCGGGCATCGCGCGGGTCACCGTCTTCGCCATGCCGGAGTTGCTCCCCCGGTTCGGCCTCCCGGCGGCGCTCCCCTGA
- the rox gene encoding rifampin monooxygenase: MIDVIVAGGGPTGHLLAAELRLHGVRVLVVEKDAEPSPVVRSLGLHVRSIELLDQRGLLDRFLAHGRTYPLGGHFAGIDRPLPERMDTAHPYILGIPQTVTDRLLAEHAAAAGAEIRRGTALTGIEQDDDGVTAGLADGTRLRARWLVGCDGGRSTVRKLLGVGFPGEPAGTEWLTGELEVTMPPDELAAVVAAVRERQRGFGVGPSGDGLYRAVVPAAEVAVDRTVAPTIDQVRARLRAVAGTDFGAHSPRWLSRFGDATRLAEQYRVGRVLLAGDAAHVHPPLGGQGLNLGLQDAFNLGWKLAAEVAGWAPAGLLDSYETERRPVAAGVLDNTRAQSELLSDRPGALALRRLLAELMDVEDVTRLLVEKVTAIGVRYDVGDGPALLGRRLRDVALRRGRLYELMRGGRGLLLDRTGRLSVAGWTDRVDQVADPAAELDAPAVLLRPDGHVAWIGDDQAGLAAGLPRWFGAAA; the protein is encoded by the coding sequence ATGATCGACGTCATCGTGGCCGGCGGCGGGCCGACCGGGCACCTGCTCGCCGCCGAACTGCGGCTGCACGGTGTCCGGGTGCTCGTGGTGGAGAAGGACGCCGAGCCGAGCCCGGTGGTCCGCTCGCTCGGCCTGCACGTGCGCAGCATCGAGCTGCTGGACCAGCGCGGCCTGCTGGACCGGTTCCTCGCGCACGGCCGGACGTACCCGCTCGGCGGCCACTTCGCCGGCATCGACCGGCCGCTGCCCGAGCGGATGGACACCGCGCACCCGTACATCCTGGGCATCCCGCAGACCGTCACCGACCGCCTGCTGGCCGAGCACGCCGCCGCGGCCGGCGCCGAGATCAGGCGCGGCACCGCGCTGACCGGGATCGAGCAGGACGACGACGGCGTCACCGCCGGGCTGGCGGACGGGACGCGGCTGCGGGCGCGCTGGCTGGTCGGCTGCGACGGCGGCCGCAGCACGGTGCGCAAGCTGCTCGGCGTCGGGTTCCCGGGCGAGCCGGCCGGCACCGAATGGCTGACCGGCGAACTGGAGGTGACCATGCCGCCGGACGAGCTGGCCGCCGTCGTGGCCGCCGTGCGCGAACGGCAGCGCGGCTTCGGCGTCGGCCCGAGCGGCGACGGCCTCTATCGCGCCGTCGTCCCCGCCGCCGAGGTGGCCGTCGACCGCACCGTCGCGCCGACGATCGACCAGGTCAGGGCCCGGCTACGGGCGGTCGCCGGCACCGACTTCGGCGCCCACTCGCCGCGCTGGCTGTCCCGTTTCGGCGACGCCACCCGGCTGGCCGAGCAGTACCGCGTCGGCCGGGTCCTGCTGGCCGGCGACGCGGCGCACGTCCACCCGCCGCTGGGCGGGCAGGGGCTCAACCTCGGCCTCCAGGACGCGTTCAACCTGGGCTGGAAGCTGGCCGCCGAGGTCGCCGGCTGGGCGCCCGCCGGGCTGCTGGACAGCTACGAGACCGAACGGCGCCCGGTGGCCGCCGGCGTCCTCGACAACACCCGCGCGCAGTCCGAGCTGCTGTCGGACCGGCCGGGCGCCCTCGCGCTGCGCCGGCTGCTGGCCGAGCTGATGGACGTCGAGGACGTCACCCGGCTGCTGGTCGAGAAGGTCACGGCCATCGGCGTCCGCTACGACGTCGGCGACGGCCCCGCCCTGCTCGGCCGGAGGCTCCGTGACGTCGCGCTGCGGCGAGGCCGCCTCTACGAGCTGATGCGCGGCGGACGCGGGCTGCTGCTGGACCGGACCGGACGGCTCTCCGTCGCGGGCTGGACGGACCGCGTCGACCAGGTCGCCGACCCCGCCGCGGAGCTGGACGCGCCCGCCGTCCTGCTGCGCCCGGACGGCCACGTGGCCTGGATCGGCGACGACCAGGCAGGTCTCGCCGCCGGCCTGCCGCGGTGGTTCGGCGCGGCCGCCTGA
- the sigJ gene encoding RNA polymerase sigma factor SigJ, giving the protein MTDPDLTAIMSERRQLINLAYRLLGSLADAEDVVQDTYARWYALPAEQRDAIEVPGAWLTTVASRICLDLLRSARARRERYVGDWIPEPVPDHAEWVGGRPGGAAADPADPADRVTLDESISMAFLVVLESMTPAERVAFVLHDVFRYPFAEVAQIVGRTPAACRQLASSARRRLRAAEAPAAPSARRAGLVREFRQAWESKDIEALVGLLDPHATAVADGGGLATALGPLDGAWPIARAFVELAEAAPDDLTFLERTVNGQPGLVVQQAGVTGTVLAFDLTGDRIARIWAVRNPEKLRPWTT; this is encoded by the coding sequence ATGACCGACCCGGACCTGACCGCGATCATGAGCGAGCGCCGGCAGCTGATCAACCTCGCCTACCGCCTGCTCGGCTCGCTGGCCGACGCCGAGGATGTCGTACAGGACACGTACGCCCGCTGGTACGCGCTGCCGGCGGAGCAGCGCGACGCGATCGAGGTACCCGGCGCCTGGCTGACCACCGTCGCCAGCCGCATCTGCCTCGACCTGCTGCGCTCGGCACGGGCCCGGCGCGAGCGCTACGTCGGCGACTGGATCCCGGAGCCGGTGCCCGACCACGCGGAGTGGGTCGGCGGGCGCCCGGGCGGCGCGGCGGCCGACCCGGCCGATCCCGCCGACCGGGTCACGCTGGACGAGTCGATCAGCATGGCCTTCCTCGTCGTCCTCGAGTCGATGACGCCGGCCGAGCGGGTCGCGTTCGTCCTGCACGACGTCTTCCGGTACCCGTTCGCCGAGGTCGCCCAGATCGTCGGCCGCACCCCGGCGGCCTGCCGCCAGCTGGCGTCGTCAGCCCGGCGACGGCTCCGCGCCGCCGAGGCCCCCGCGGCCCCGTCCGCCCGCCGCGCCGGACTCGTCCGCGAGTTCCGGCAGGCGTGGGAGTCGAAGGACATCGAGGCGCTCGTCGGCCTGCTCGACCCGCACGCGACGGCGGTCGCGGACGGTGGCGGCCTCGCGACGGCGCTCGGGCCGCTCGACGGCGCCTGGCCGATCGCGCGCGCCTTCGTCGAGCTCGCCGAGGCCGCGCCCGACGACCTGACCTTCCTGGAGCGGACGGTGAACGGGCAGCCCGGCCTGGTGGTGCAGCAGGCCGGGGTGACCGGCACGGTGCTGGCGTTCGATCTGACCGGCGACCGGATCGCCCGCATCTGGGCGGTGCGCAACCCGGAGAAGCTGCGGCCCTGGACCACCTGA
- a CDS encoding DUF6069 family protein has translation MTTQQTTTAVRGRRRAAWAVAAATAAAIVPWAVAAIAGADLEVTSAGVTMDVGPALVLAGALTMSLAGWGLLTWLLRRRGGDGRRVWTGVALTVLVLSLGGPLGAEADADVKTYLVLMHLAVGAVLIPGLRAAVRE, from the coding sequence ATGACGACGCAGCAGACCACGACGGCCGTGCGGGGACGGCGGCGGGCCGCGTGGGCGGTCGCGGCGGCGACGGCGGCCGCGATCGTGCCGTGGGCCGTCGCCGCGATCGCCGGCGCCGACCTGGAAGTGACCAGCGCCGGCGTGACGATGGACGTCGGGCCGGCGTTGGTGCTGGCTGGTGCGCTGACGATGTCGCTGGCCGGCTGGGGATTGCTGACGTGGCTGCTGCGGCGGCGCGGTGGGGACGGGCGGCGGGTGTGGACCGGGGTCGCGCTGACGGTGCTGGTGCTGTCGCTGGGCGGTCCGCTGGGCGCCGAGGCGGACGCCGACGTCAAGACCTACCTGGTGCTGATGCACCTCGCGGTCGGCGCGGTGCTGATCCCGGGCCTGCGGGCGGCCGTCCGCGAGTGA
- a CDS encoding hemerythrin domain-containing protein has translation MDETRSRAIAWSRQLAEVHARLLDRVDALRDGSDGSADLLTHCLSFCSALTTHHEGEDGGLFAELVRARPDLAATVAALREDHQLIENIVDAVRTLAAESAQAAAERRAAIRAELDGLAAIMESHFRYEERAIGAALDGGIEDTGWTRPVFAPPG, from the coding sequence ATGGACGAGACGAGGTCGCGCGCGATCGCCTGGAGCCGCCAGCTCGCCGAGGTGCACGCGAGGCTCCTCGACCGCGTGGATGCGTTGCGCGACGGCTCGGACGGCTCCGCGGACCTGCTCACGCACTGCCTGAGCTTCTGCTCGGCGCTGACCACCCACCACGAGGGCGAGGACGGCGGGCTGTTCGCCGAGCTCGTCCGCGCCCGCCCCGATCTCGCCGCCACCGTCGCCGCCCTGCGCGAGGACCACCAGCTGATCGAGAACATCGTCGACGCCGTCAGGACGCTCGCGGCCGAGTCGGCGCAGGCCGCGGCGGAGCGGCGGGCGGCGATCCGGGCCGAGCTCGACGGCCTGGCCGCGATCATGGAGTCGCACTTCCGCTACGAGGAGCGCGCGATCGGCGCCGCCCTCGACGGCGGCATCGAGGACACCGGCTGGACCCGGCCGGTGTTCGCGCCACCCGGGTGA
- a CDS encoding sigma-70 family RNA polymerase sigma factor, with product MSDVEFERHRPQLRAVAYRMLGSLSEADDAVQETWLRYQRADTSGVDNLAAWLTTVTGRVCLNLLRSRATRGEVPLDDGEPDVRLPDPVVSPLTGPDPEQEALLADSVGLAMQVVLDTLTPAERLAFVLHDLFAVPFDDIAPLVERTPAAARQLASRGRRRVQDAVPAPDADLAKQRAAVDAFYAAARDGDFDALVTVLDPDVVLRADGGAHPARPTVLLRGARNVAGQATLARRLAEHVRPVLVNGTAGAVAVIGGQVFAVMAFTVTDGRITTIDVLNDPDRLSGIDPAAFGV from the coding sequence ATGAGCGACGTCGAATTCGAGCGGCACCGGCCGCAGCTGCGCGCCGTCGCCTATCGCATGCTCGGGTCGCTCAGCGAGGCCGACGACGCCGTGCAGGAGACCTGGCTGCGCTACCAGCGCGCCGACACCTCCGGCGTCGACAACCTCGCCGCCTGGCTGACGACCGTCACCGGGCGGGTCTGCCTGAACCTGCTGCGCTCACGGGCGACCCGCGGCGAGGTGCCGCTGGACGACGGCGAGCCCGACGTGCGCCTGCCCGACCCCGTCGTCAGCCCGCTGACCGGCCCCGATCCGGAGCAGGAGGCGCTGCTCGCCGACTCCGTCGGGCTGGCGATGCAGGTGGTCCTCGACACCCTGACGCCGGCCGAGCGGCTGGCGTTCGTCCTGCACGACCTGTTCGCCGTCCCGTTCGACGACATCGCGCCGCTGGTCGAGCGCACCCCGGCCGCCGCCCGCCAGCTGGCCAGCCGCGGCCGTCGCCGGGTCCAGGACGCCGTGCCCGCGCCCGACGCCGACCTCGCGAAGCAGCGGGCCGCGGTCGACGCGTTCTACGCGGCCGCCCGCGACGGCGACTTCGACGCGCTGGTGACGGTGCTCGACCCCGACGTCGTGCTGCGGGCCGACGGCGGCGCGCACCCGGCCCGGCCGACGGTGCTGCTGCGTGGCGCCCGCAACGTCGCCGGCCAGGCGACGCTGGCCCGGCGGCTGGCCGAGCACGTGCGGCCGGTGCTGGTCAACGGCACGGCCGGCGCGGTGGCCGTCATCGGCGGGCAGGTGTTCGCGGTGATGGCCTTCACCGTCACCGATGGCCGGATCACGACGATCGACGTGCTCAACGACCCGGACCGGCTGAGCGGCATCGATCCGGCCGCCTTCGGCGTCTGA
- a CDS encoding SDR family oxidoreductase, translated as MTTPLLVTGGTGTLGRLIVPRLVEAGRTVRVLSRTPHEPGPGVEYVTADLRSDDAADAIAAAVDGVDTVLHLAGGAKGDGEAARRLTRAAAPAGVKHLVHISVIGADRVPIAWFRGKLAAEQAVTGSGVPWTILRAAQFHDLVLKTAAAMAKLPVIPVPGGLRFQPVDARDVAARLTELTLGEPAGLVTDLAGPRVAPLGDLLRSYLTAAGKRRPLLPVRMPGKAGRAYRDGDNLALDGADLGTRTWEDFLAERLG; from the coding sequence ATGACGACACCTCTTCTGGTGACCGGTGGCACCGGCACCCTCGGACGTCTCATCGTGCCACGGCTGGTCGAAGCCGGACGGACCGTCCGGGTGCTCAGCCGCACGCCGCACGAGCCGGGTCCCGGCGTCGAGTACGTGACGGCCGACCTGCGCTCGGACGACGCCGCCGACGCGATCGCGGCCGCCGTCGACGGCGTCGACACCGTCCTGCACCTGGCCGGCGGCGCCAAGGGCGACGGTGAGGCGGCGCGGCGACTGACCCGCGCCGCCGCGCCGGCCGGCGTGAAGCACCTGGTGCACATCTCGGTGATCGGCGCCGACCGCGTGCCGATCGCGTGGTTCCGGGGCAAGCTGGCCGCCGAACAGGCCGTGACCGGGTCCGGCGTGCCGTGGACCATCCTGCGCGCCGCCCAGTTCCACGACCTCGTCCTGAAGACGGCGGCGGCGATGGCGAAGCTGCCGGTGATCCCGGTCCCCGGCGGCCTGCGCTTCCAGCCCGTCGACGCGCGCGACGTGGCCGCGCGGCTGACCGAGCTGACCCTCGGCGAGCCGGCGGGGCTGGTCACCGACCTCGCCGGCCCGCGGGTCGCGCCGCTCGGTGACCTGCTGCGCTCGTACCTGACGGCGGCCGGCAAGCGGCGGCCGCTGCTGCCCGTCCGGATGCCCGGCAAGGCCGGCCGCGCCTACCGCGACGGCGACAACCTCGCCCTGGACGGCGCCGACCTCGGCACCCGGACCTGGGAGGACTTCCTCGCCGAGCGCCTCGGCTGA
- a CDS encoding VOC family protein, giving the protein MTTYPSVLQTVLDTTDARGLAEFYRQLLGYVYRPGHESVDPAGDDWLVLLDPDSGRRLAFQQTDQLTPSTWPEPAVPQQLHLDMTVPSMEELLVQHDRVLGLGGRMIFDRIDDPDEPLRVYADPSGHPFCIFVA; this is encoded by the coding sequence ATGACGACCTATCCCAGCGTGCTGCAGACCGTGCTGGACACCACCGACGCGCGCGGACTGGCGGAGTTCTACCGGCAGTTGCTCGGCTACGTGTACCGGCCCGGCCACGAGAGCGTCGACCCCGCCGGCGACGACTGGCTGGTCCTGCTCGACCCCGACAGCGGCCGGCGGCTGGCGTTCCAGCAGACCGACCAGCTGACGCCGTCGACGTGGCCCGAGCCCGCCGTCCCGCAGCAGCTGCACCTCGACATGACGGTGCCGTCGATGGAGGAGCTGCTGGTCCAGCACGACCGCGTGCTCGGTCTCGGCGGACGGATGATCTTCGACCGCATCGACGACCCCGACGAGCCCCTGCGCGTCTACGCCGACCCGTCCGGCCACCCGTTCTGCATCTTCGTCGCCTGA
- a CDS encoding glycerophosphodiester phosphodiesterase → MSRLTGLLAAGLVAAALIPTTTATAATDNPWLERRVLNIAHQGGEIEAPSDTLYAFRTALDKGADVLELDVHATTDGELVVLHDTTVDRTTNGAGRVDALTLEQIRALDAAHWFVPGCGTCHGQDDAAYAFRGVATGERPAPDGFTAADFRIPTLREVLETFPDVLLNVEIKRTRPETSPYERTMADLLAEFGRGTDTVVASFSDSAVTRFKLYNRDVSTSPGTNQVTAFWLNTLGPLTGITLHGHHALQVPPSQSGIPVVTADFVADAHRRGLAVHVWTINDRAEMERLIDLGVDGIMTDRPTLLEQVLDDRAAADPTGRA, encoded by the coding sequence ATGAGCAGGCTCACCGGTCTCCTCGCCGCCGGCCTCGTCGCAGCGGCGCTCATCCCGACCACGACGGCCACGGCCGCCACGGACAACCCGTGGCTCGAGCGGCGCGTCCTCAACATCGCGCACCAGGGCGGCGAGATCGAGGCGCCGTCCGACACCCTCTACGCGTTCCGGACGGCGCTCGACAAGGGCGCCGACGTGCTCGAACTGGACGTCCACGCGACGACCGACGGCGAGCTGGTGGTCCTGCACGACACCACCGTCGACAGGACGACGAACGGCGCCGGGCGGGTCGACGCGCTGACGCTCGAGCAGATCAGGGCGCTCGACGCCGCGCACTGGTTCGTCCCCGGCTGCGGGACGTGCCACGGCCAGGACGACGCCGCCTACGCGTTCCGCGGCGTCGCCACGGGCGAGCGGCCGGCGCCCGACGGGTTCACGGCCGCCGACTTCCGCATCCCGACGCTGCGCGAGGTGCTCGAGACGTTCCCGGACGTCCTGCTCAACGTCGAGATCAAGCGCACCCGCCCCGAGACCTCGCCGTACGAGCGCACCATGGCCGACCTCCTCGCCGAGTTCGGCCGCGGCACCGACACCGTCGTCGCCTCGTTCTCCGACAGCGCCGTCACGCGGTTCAAGCTCTACAACCGCGACGTCAGTACGTCGCCGGGCACCAACCAGGTCACGGCGTTCTGGCTGAACACGCTCGGCCCGCTGACCGGCATCACGCTGCACGGGCACCACGCGCTGCAGGTGCCGCCGTCGCAGTCGGGCATCCCGGTCGTCACGGCCGACTTCGTCGCCGACGCGCACCGCCGCGGCCTCGCCGTCCACGTCTGGACCATCAACGACCGCGCCGAGATGGAGCGGCTCATCGACCTCGGCGTCGACGGCATCATGACCGACCGGCCCACGCTGCTCGAACAGGTGCTGGACGACCGCGCCGCGGCGGACCCGACCGGCCGGGCATAG
- a CDS encoding MFS transporter produces the protein MTTQARRIQSVYITLILGNTLAASFIWGINTLFLLDAGLSNLEAFAANAFYTVGVVLFEVPTGVIADTWGRRVSYLLGTVTLAVTTALYYLMWQISAPFWAWAVVSALLGLGFTFFSGAVEAWLVDALHHAGYEGSLEAVFGRGQMVSGVAMLGGSVAGGVIAQVTDLGVPFLLRVGVLLAMFVVAGLLMRDLGFTPDRSAGARQAVRGIWSASIEHGLKNPPVRWVMLAAPFVSGVSFYGFYAMQPYLLELYGDPDAYSIAGLAAAAVAGAQVVGGYLAPHARRLFRKRTTALIGGTVASAAILGLLGVTEGFWVAIVLLVLWALVFAAEMPIRQAYLNDMIPSKQRATVLSFDSLMGNAGGVVTQPALGRAADVYGYGTSLAIGGAIQLLAAPFLVMSRRQGSTADVAVTVSGAPAVTDPPAPPDEKLQR, from the coding sequence ATGACCACGCAGGCCCGCCGCATCCAGAGCGTGTACATCACGTTGATTCTCGGCAACACGCTGGCAGCCTCGTTCATCTGGGGCATCAACACGCTGTTCCTGCTCGATGCCGGGCTGAGCAACCTGGAGGCGTTCGCCGCCAACGCGTTCTACACGGTCGGCGTCGTGCTCTTCGAGGTTCCTACGGGGGTCATCGCGGATACCTGGGGGCGGCGGGTGTCGTACCTGCTCGGCACCGTGACGCTCGCCGTGACAACCGCGCTGTACTACCTGATGTGGCAGATCAGCGCGCCGTTCTGGGCGTGGGCCGTGGTGTCGGCGCTACTCGGCCTGGGGTTCACGTTCTTCTCCGGCGCGGTCGAGGCGTGGCTGGTCGACGCCCTGCACCACGCGGGGTACGAGGGCAGCCTCGAGGCGGTCTTCGGCCGCGGCCAGATGGTCTCCGGCGTGGCGATGCTCGGCGGGTCGGTCGCAGGCGGCGTGATCGCCCAGGTGACCGACCTGGGGGTGCCGTTCCTGCTGCGGGTGGGCGTGCTGCTGGCGATGTTCGTCGTGGCGGGCCTGCTGATGCGCGATCTCGGCTTCACCCCGGACCGGTCGGCGGGCGCGAGGCAGGCGGTGCGCGGCATCTGGTCGGCCTCCATCGAGCACGGCCTGAAGAACCCGCCGGTGCGCTGGGTCATGCTGGCCGCGCCCTTCGTGTCCGGCGTCAGCTTCTACGGCTTCTACGCGATGCAGCCCTACCTGCTGGAGCTGTACGGCGACCCCGACGCCTACTCGATCGCGGGCCTGGCTGCGGCCGCCGTCGCCGGAGCCCAGGTGGTCGGCGGATACCTCGCGCCGCACGCCCGGCGGCTGTTCCGCAAGCGGACGACGGCGCTGATCGGCGGCACGGTGGCCAGCGCGGCGATCCTGGGGCTGCTCGGCGTCACCGAGGGATTCTGGGTGGCGATCGTCCTGCTGGTGCTGTGGGCCCTGGTGTTCGCCGCGGAGATGCCGATCCGGCAGGCCTACCTCAACGACATGATCCCGTCGAAGCAGCGGGCGACGGTGCTGTCGTTCGACTCGCTGATGGGCAACGCCGGCGGCGTCGTCACCCAGCCCGCGCTCGGCCGGGCCGCCGACGTGTACGGCTACGGCACGTCACTGGCGATCGGCGGCGCGATCCAGCTGCTGGCGGCGCCGTTCCTGGTCATGAGCCGCCGGCAGGGCTCGACGGCGGACGTCGCCGTCACCGTGTCCGGTGCGCCGGCCGTGACGGATCCGCCCGCCCCGCCGGACGAGAAGCTACAGCGTTGA
- a CDS encoding ArsR/SmtB family transcription factor: MHAFDVLGDPVRRRILELLADGELTSGAVTSVIQQEFGISQPAVSQHLKVLRESGFATVRPDGARRLYAVSTEPLRDVDVWLDRFRRFWTPPLDALATELARGKRQRRLQQQAGHEPDQENSP; encoded by the coding sequence ATGCATGCCTTCGACGTGCTCGGCGACCCGGTGCGCCGCCGGATCCTGGAGCTGCTCGCCGACGGCGAGCTGACCTCGGGCGCCGTCACGTCGGTCATCCAGCAGGAGTTCGGCATCTCGCAGCCGGCGGTGTCGCAGCATCTCAAGGTGCTGCGCGAGTCCGGGTTCGCCACCGTGCGGCCCGACGGCGCCCGCCGGCTGTACGCCGTCAGCACCGAACCGCTCCGCGACGTCGACGTATGGCTCGACCGCTTCCGCCGGTTCTGGACCCCTCCGCTGGACGCGCTGGCCACCGAACTGGCCAGGGGCAAGCGGCAACGCCGGCTGCAGCAGCAGGCCGGCCACGAACCGGACCAGGAGAACTCCCCATGA
- a CDS encoding SRPBCC family protein, whose protein sequence is MIDVVEQVNAVRRQVGSRTIEAGEARTVTISQTYPAAVEDVWDACTNAERIPRWFSPVTGELKLGGRYQVEGNAGGTVEHCDPPQSFAVTWEFNGEVSWVEVRLTADGDERTRFELEHIALVNSTSLEFWDLYGPGAVGLGWDLAFVGLSLHFASGGEQVDPKAVEAWTMGDAGKQFVGLASERWRDANVESGFATPEAAQGAADRTTAFYTGVEAPQG, encoded by the coding sequence ATGATCGATGTCGTCGAACAGGTCAACGCCGTGCGCCGCCAGGTCGGCTCGCGGACCATCGAGGCCGGCGAGGCTCGCACCGTCACCATCAGCCAGACCTACCCGGCCGCCGTCGAGGACGTCTGGGACGCCTGCACCAACGCCGAGCGCATCCCGCGCTGGTTCTCACCGGTCACCGGCGAGCTGAAGCTCGGCGGGCGGTACCAGGTCGAGGGCAACGCCGGCGGCACCGTCGAACACTGCGACCCGCCCCAGAGCTTCGCCGTCACCTGGGAGTTCAACGGCGAGGTCAGTTGGGTCGAGGTCCGCCTCACCGCCGACGGCGACGAGCGGACCCGGTTCGAGCTCGAGCACATCGCGCTGGTCAACAGCACGTCGCTGGAATTCTGGGACCTCTACGGCCCGGGCGCGGTCGGGCTCGGCTGGGACCTCGCGTTCGTCGGCCTGAGCCTGCACTTCGCCTCCGGCGGCGAGCAGGTCGACCCGAAGGCGGTCGAGGCCTGGACCATGGGCGACGCCGGCAAGCAGTTCGTCGGCCTGGCCAGCGAGCGCTGGCGCGACGCCAACGTCGAGAGCGGGTTCGCGACGCCCGAGGCCGCGCAGGGCGCCGCCGACCGGACGACCGCCTTCTACACCGGCGTCGAGGCGCCGCAGGGCTGA